Genomic DNA from Candidatus Koribacter versatilis Ellin345:
GGTTGCCGAAGCGCTGGGCGAGATCATCATCCTCTCGAACGAGGCCAAAAAGCGCGATCTGCCGAAAGATCCGGCGATCAAAGAGACGGTGAAGTTCAGCCAGCTGCAAGCGCTCCAGAACCTGCTCATCTCGCAATCCATCAAGAAAGACGCCGACAACGTACCGCAAGCCGATGTCGAGGCGTATTACAACGCCCACATCGGCGACTACCAGAGCGGCGAGTTCCAGAAGATCATCGTGCCGGCGACTGTCTCCGACAATGTCGACGAGAGGACCAAGCTCGCCGCAGATTTGCAGAAGCGCTGTGTAGCTGGTGAAGATCCCGCAAAACTCCAGGCGGAGATTGATGACAAGGCAAAGCGTACGCCGACCAAGCTGGTGGAACTGAAGAACCAGCACCAGAACTTCTATCCCGTGGCGGAGCATCCGATCTTCGACTTGAAGCCTGGCCAATGTTCTGCCGTCATTCCTGAGCAGCAGGACCTTGCGATTTACAAGGTGACGGCGATCAAGACCACGCCAATCGCGGACGTCAAAGATCAGATCGTGAAATCGCTGCAGACCTCGCGAATGAAGGACGAGATCGCGAAGATCAAAAGTCAGAACGTCGTCAGCCTGAACGGCAAGTACTTCACCGTTCCTGCAGCGCCCCAACAACCGGCCACACCAAAGAAATGAGCACTCGACCGGCAGTGATCGTCACCGGAGTTGCAGGAAACCTCGGGCGACGCTTGCTGCTGCAGCTTGGCGACTTCGACGTGACCGGAGTGGATGTTCGCGCTCCGGAAGGCGCGTCTTTAGGCCGCTTCGAACAAATGGACCTGGGGACTGAATCCGCCTCCACTCAGCTCATTGATCTTCTCCGCGCGACCGGGGCCACTACGGTTGTGCATCTGGCGTTCATCGTGGATCCGCTACGCTCCGGGGTGCTCGACGAGCAGCACATGTGGCAAGTCAACGTGGCGGGCACGGCACGCGTGATGGAGGCCATCAGCGTGGTGAACCGCTACGGTGGCGCGGTGTCGAAGTTCATCTATCCCAGCAGCGTTGCCGTTTATGGGCCGGAGACTGACGACCTCGTTGACGAGAACAGTCCGCTGAAGGCGCGGAGCCTGCCGTATGCACTCCACAAGCAGGAATGTGAGGAGGTCGTGCGTTACCGCCAGGAGTGGATGACCGGCTGTCGCACGTACATGTTGCGGCCGCACATCTTCGCAGGCGCAACCGTCGAGAACTACATGATCGGCACGCTGCGCGGCACGTTCTTCGGCAACGGCAAACGCGCTGCCCGCATGAAGGACGAAGGCAAGCGGCTCCCAGCATTATTGCCGTGGGGCAAGCAGTATCTCGAGAAGAAGATTCAATTCGCGCACGTGGACGACGTCGCGCGCCTCATCGCCCACCTGCTGCGAAGGCCTCCGGATAACGATCCGCAATTGACGGTGTTGAATGTCGCCGGACGCGGAGAGCCGCTCACGATTCAACAGTGCACGCAGATTGCCGGCACGAAAATCCGTCGCGTCCCGAGCCAGCGCATTGCTCGCATCATTGCGCAGAAGATGTGGGATTGGGGCATCTCGGGCGCCCCGCCGGAGGCGCTGCCCTACATGATGGGCTCGTACACGATGAACACCTCGCGCCTGAAGGCTTTCCTCGGCGCCGAGTACGAGAACGTGATCCAGTTCACCGTGGAAGGCGCGCTACGCGACAGCGTGCAGGCAAACGCCGAATCCGCATCCGCGAGCTAGCTACTTCTTCCCTCGCCACAGACCGGCGATACCGAACGTATAACGCGTCCAACTCACCTCGCGGAAGCCCACAGCCTTCATGCGCTCCAGCATCTCTTCCGGCTCGGGAAAGCGTTCCACCGATGCCGGCAGATACGCGTACGGGCCTTTGACGCCCGAGATCATGGTGCCGATCTTCGGCAGAATATTCTTGAAGTAGAACCGATAGAGATGGCCGAAGGCGCCTTTCGGCTCGCTGAAGTCGAGAATCCCGATTTCACCATTGGGCCGCAGCACGCGGTAGATCTCGCGCAGTCCAGCGTTATAGTTCGCGAGATTGCGAAAACCGAACGCACTGGTGACGAGATCGAACGACTCATCTGCGAAGGGCATGTGCAGGGCGTCGGCCTCGACCCACTCGATCGGCTTCCCTGCTCCCTTCACGCGCGCACGCTCCAGCATCGCCGGCGAAAAATCCGCGCCGGTCATCTTCGGCTTCTGCGCGCTGGCGTGACGGTAAAGCGCAAACGTCATGTCGCCCGTACCGCAGCACAGGTCAAGCACGCTCGCCTGCGAACTCCGCAAAATGTGCTCGAAGATGCGCGCGGTGCGGTTCCACCACATGCGGTCCACGTTCATGGAAAGCACGTGGTTAAGCAGATCGTATCGAGGTGCGATCGACGAAAACATGTCGCGCACCTGCGCCGCGGCTTGCTGTTCGTCGTGCGCGCCCTCTGGGGCTGCGCCAATCACGGGTTGTTTGGCTTCGGTCATCCGACAAACGACAGGTACTTCAGTTCTTCGATGGCCTGCACCACGGCACGGTCGGTGACGTCGATAGCGACTTCGACCTTTCCGATCTCGCGCGGCAGGATGAAATGCGTGACTCCGTG
This window encodes:
- a CDS encoding peptidyl-prolyl cis-trans isomerase — translated: MPRFLVCAILLLGSLESIAQQRAQVESALDGGVAPDEFVILVTGACETKPGDFAIRDCVRGVTRAEFEQIISIAAPNATPQIRQKVAEALGEIIILSNEAKKRDLPKDPAIKETVKFSQLQALQNLLISQSIKKDADNVPQADVEAYYNAHIGDYQSGEFQKIIVPATVSDNVDERTKLAADLQKRCVAGEDPAKLQAEIDDKAKRTPTKLVELKNQHQNFYPVAEHPIFDLKPGQCSAVIPEQQDLAIYKVTAIKTTPIADVKDQIVKSLQTSRMKDEIAKIKSQNVVSLNGKYFTVPAAPQQPATPKK
- a CDS encoding NAD-dependent epimerase/dehydratase family protein, which codes for MSTRPAVIVTGVAGNLGRRLLLQLGDFDVTGVDVRAPEGASLGRFEQMDLGTESASTQLIDLLRATGATTVVHLAFIVDPLRSGVLDEQHMWQVNVAGTARVMEAISVVNRYGGAVSKFIYPSSVAVYGPETDDLVDENSPLKARSLPYALHKQECEEVVRYRQEWMTGCRTYMLRPHIFAGATVENYMIGTLRGTFFGNGKRAARMKDEGKRLPALLPWGKQYLEKKIQFAHVDDVARLIAHLLRRPPDNDPQLTVLNVAGRGEPLTIQQCTQIAGTKIRRVPSQRIARIIAQKMWDWGISGAPPEALPYMMGSYTMNTSRLKAFLGAEYENVIQFTVEGALRDSVQANAESASAS
- the ubiE gene encoding bifunctional demethylmenaquinone methyltransferase/2-methoxy-6-polyprenyl-1,4-benzoquinol methylase UbiE, with translation MTEAKQPVIGAAPEGAHDEQQAAAQVRDMFSSIAPRYDLLNHVLSMNVDRMWWNRTARIFEHILRSSQASVLDLCCGTGDMTFALYRHASAQKPKMTGADFSPAMLERARVKGAGKPIEWVEADALHMPFADESFDLVTSAFGFRNLANYNAGLREIYRVLRPNGEIGILDFSEPKGAFGHLYRFYFKNILPKIGTMISGVKGPYAYLPASVERFPEPEEMLERMKAVGFREVSWTRYTFGIAGLWRGKK